The DNA segment AAGAGATCCAGGAgattgaatttgttttattaaagcaagcatgttttaatattcatttcTCGTGAAGATTGCACTTACTTTGCAGGAAGGTCTCCAGGTGTTTGACATAGCCCGCATACTTGAGCGGCTCAGATTTGTTGAATGTTATATCCATTGTATTTGGACGAATCACCAACCCTGCAACAAAGTAAACAGAGTGAACGATCCCCAACAGGAGATACTAATGCACAGCCATTATCGGGGTTCGTCTCCAGTTACAGCCGGACAGAGAGCCTTCTCTGAAACGAGCTCCACTGCTGATAACACACAGGAAGAAAACTTCAAAATAGATCGATGCAAAAAGCAGCTGTAATGTTGCACATTATTGTGACAGCATCTCATTGGTGCAAGTATGAATAATGAATGCCCGAAGACAAATGCTGCCATCTACAGTAGCTGAAAGCAGTGTTCCTCCACTGAGCTGTTGAGAGTCACCAACCTGGATAAGGGACGCGGTCTCGGTACTTGGGCACGTAGTCGTCCAGAGTGAGCAGCAGCACCCACATGGTCAGGGCGAACATACCGGCCAAGAAACAGTAGAAAACCAGGTAGAACAGCAGGATGAGGGCTGGAGGAAGTCAGAGgaacagaaatagaaaagatAATGAGGGAAAGAGGGGTCATGTATAATTAACAACGTGCTTTAACCACGCACGAGCTCGGACAAACGGCTTCTGATTTTCCTTATCTGCAGGCTCGGGGAAACTGTCATTTGTAGTGTGCAATTTCTTTTGAGAGAAACCATTTTGGAACCAAGAGGGAAACGTGCTTCTGACAGATCTGAGGCCATTTGTATCCACTGCAGACCCTTCAAATCACGCAGGATTTAGGGATGACGCTGCTTTGCTGAGAGCATCTCATTCATACACAATGCAGAGGGAAGAAAAGGAGTTTATGGAAACATCTGACTCAAAATGGTTCACCACCATCCAGCCTGCACAGCACGGATGCCCtctaagttaacaaaaaaaaaagggatggaCCCCTCAGCTTCCTGCTGTACATCCCCCCCTTCCTCTCATTCCTCTCCAACAGTATCCCACAATGCACCTGGCTAGTGCGTGAAAgggagagaagaaggagagagggaatCCCATTTGACCTTGACAGGCATGCTAATGTGGGCGGCCATGCAACTGCAATGGAGCATCCCACTGCACAGCAGCACAGGGGCCCAGGCAGCCTGACAGCCCGCGCTAGCCTATAGGAGCCGGCTGCTGGAGGGAGGGTGCTGTGTTACTACCTCACTCTGGAAATAACTGGGGAATCATTACATAAAATGTATGGCCTGATCAGCTATAGATACAGCTCAGGAATGCTGTGGCACATTCCTCAGATGTGATTAGGTAATGAGGGGGGGGGGTCTAACATCTGGGGTCTGCACTGGGAATCCTGATAATCctgttaatgcaaaaaaaaaatatatatatatacaattgaTCATCAGCTGATTGGTTATTTCTGCCAATGCAGCAAAGAGCACCTTTGATAGCATCACTCCTCATGGTGAGCCTATCAGTTCAGGCTTCTCCTTTACACCTTCATGTAGGCCTCCTCTGCTAATCCATATCTTTATGGTAGTCATTTTAATtcacccatgcacacacacacacacacacacacacacatatgctatGTATTAAAATCTTACAACGCTTTGAAAATGAGAAGATGAAGACGCCAGATTGGATGAAAGAATGGCAAAGCACATCTCCTAATTGCCTGCTGTATAACGGGGATCCTTACCCCAGCTGCTGGCCGTGCGACCCAGCACCTCCCCGGTCCGCGGGTTGTAGAAGGAGTCCTTCCAGCTGGACGTGTTCTCCTTGTTGGCTGGTTTATCTTCGGTGCTCGCCATGGTGataatctttattttcttcaaatgtggTCCCCAGAAAATGCGCGGTGTCTtctaccttttaaaaaaaagggcagcGGGCGATGTAATGAGGCGAAGAAGCCGGCGAGGCGGCGGTGAGTGGAGTGGGCggtgtagagagagagggagagccgAAGGAGAGCGATGCTCtgctggaacaaaaaaaaaaaaaaaaacgagaagGGGAAGGtgaggaaagagaagaaaaaaaaaaaaatcagtgacgTCCACACATGCCCCGTCGTGGCAGCTGATGCAGTGCGACCAGATGGATGTGCATTGGCTAATGACGGAGAGACGCACAAGAGACGCACAGTTACGCGCACAAATTATAAATAGAGCGTAAATGTATATTTCGTATCATCAGTTGGGTTATAATTGCCGATGTGTTTATTAACAGGCTGGGAGCTGTATTTTATGACAGGTGTCCGCAAGCTGTGGGATCCCTCTGCAAACgcatgaaaaatgcaaaaaaaattggcGTGAACAGTCAATAGATCTGGTGAAGGTATTTTTCGCATTAATTGCATTGTTGTAGATTTAGGGGGCTGCTTGAATGGCCCCATCTGgtgtcagtgtttggtttgtccattttgggctactgtagaaacagcaATACAACATGGCGGTCTCCATGGACGAGGACACATTTGTATGTAGACATAAATGTCTCACTCAAAGGTAAAGataacacaacaattcttattttcaggtgattatacactgaagaaaacacatttattgtgttgtatttgtattccatttctgccaatataacCTCCTGAATCGTACACACTTAacatttaagtgtttgatgctcagaattttcaggtgatacaaaacaaaaccaacgcTTTATTTTAGTGGTATCACATTATATTAAATATCCTGGTTTATTATAGCTTCACTGCAGCTCGTCTGCGTACCAGTCATGTGCTTCGAGTCACCAAACCAATAACCAATCCTGCAGGCCACAGTGTATTCTGACAGCAATGGATGCTGATCAGTGTACAGAAAGCTGTGGTTTAATGCACATATATGTTTATAGCTAAGTGCATAAATGGCAGGGATCAGCACATTTGAAGCCCTTGAGGATGCTATTTGTGACTGACTGGTTGAGCATAGATATTTGGAGCATTTGCCAATCCTTGTTGCTATGGCAATTGAGCACGACTGAAACTagaatgtgtgtgcgtgcccaTGAGAGTGAGAGAGTACATAGAGTGCATGATTGTAAACAGATGTGTCACAGttaacagaacatttttttaaaaatttttctgGTGAGCAAGGCAAGGATGCCATCTCATCCCGGCATTGTTTTACAGTCATAGCAATACAGTCTTTGCCTTGTTGGTCTGCGCACATTCATATCGTGCAGAAATTAACTGAACTGAAAGAGAAGGAGTTTAGGCAGCAGGGGGAGAGGCTGAgacactgtcagaaaaaaaggacaagagaTTAACTTCCAACCCCCGACACTCCAGTGAACAATCTCAGTGTGTCACTGAGAgtgaggaaagagaggagggagttATATAATGACCCTTGATGCAGGGTTCAGCTCGTATGGGGGAGGGGGACTGGAGTAGTGGTCGCATTGCATCCAGTTCCTGCTGTCAGAATGAATTTGTTGCAAGGCAGGGTCCACCACAACTCATACAATGCGCCACAATACCaggacacgcacacacacacacaaccatttTACTGATTAGTGTGAGAGCCGGCAACACTGATTCATGGGCTagtcctgtctgtctcactcactctagcacatttttctctgtgaaGGCACCCCACTGCAAGCCAAGCccactagcaaaaaaaaaaaaaattgcccatGTTGGAGTGAGAAAGCTGAGATTGACGGCTTGACTCCGGGAAGCATTTGGGTGCAGGAAGCTTGATGCGCCAGAGCTTTGCGGTATGGATGTGTGATGCCCACCAAACTTCTGCTCTTCCTCTAAGGGGGGACAAGCACACAATCCTCCCATTGTTTGAGAAAAGCCCCTTTCCGTGCACTCAATTAGCACCCCCTTCACCATACCAGAACCATGAGCAGGAAAACACATCCCGTTTGTTCTCAGTCACTCCATCCGCAAGCTACCATAGCAACCCTCACAGAGAGGTTGGTCACATCAATGGGAAACAATCCCGACACTCATCCAACAGCCTGTGTTTCTGATCATTCCCCGGGGACAAGACAACGGCATTTCCTCTGAGTCCATGTGGAGATAAAACCCTTTAGGCAGCATCTGTTCATGCACTGTGTCGGTGACACCCACTGTAAGCAAGAGACACTCAAATCACCACAAGCGACTGCTTGTTATTTACGCTTTTAATACCAGCTCTTTATGCAATTTGGTAGCAAAATGTATGATCACACAACTAGTTGTTTCCCAGCAGATTGGGATGACAACTGCCATTCAAGAACTGAGGGGAATGTCACTCTGAACTGAGGTTCATTTTGTGCATTATGCATAGTGTCATTCTGcataacaaacatttaaaagaaaaagaaatttcacCATTGAAACTACATGAACATTTAGCAATAATACCCCGCAAGAAGAATATATTTAGAATAAGATTCACAGTTTGAATTTTCTTGGTaatttgtttgccttttttatcaTAACACATATCATCAGAGTTCATCaggacagtaaaaaacaaaacattatcatATGACATCAACATGTCTGTCCCCCATGGAACAATTCAACAGTGAACATTAACTGAAATGACGCTGACAatacaaaacatggaaaaggaaAAGCAcctaaatacataattatatgTACCCTAATTCGGTTTCAGGCAAGTTTGGAGATTATTCGTATCTCCCATCAACTTGTTTCAAGggcaaaatttgagattttttacagcttttacaGGAAAGCTAACCGTTCAAATCTCCACAAATCTCTCTCTGTTAGAACCAATTTACACCAGGTATAAACATACATCTCCTGTGATCAGATCACAAGTGGGCAGCTCTAAGTCTGTCTCTTCACagtttgcattaaaatgcatctcCCTATGCGTCTCGAGTGATCACTTGTATTCAGATCTTTCTTCCTGCTCTATATGCCAATAAGTACATGCAGAATTTTCCTTCGCGAAGAgcaaatgtgttgttgtttttaacgtGGCAGGTTTGTCTTGCTATACATCATGGGTGAGAGTCCGCCTgcactgttagcatcacacagctgtTACCTTTGCAcagttattaacaggtttaaaGACAGAGTcgagctgtttttgcaccactGTGAGTTTATTGGGAGTGTGTGAAGCTGCTGCTAAACGGGAAGACTTTGAACTGACCGTTTGTTTGGAGGAGAGGGAATGGTTGACAGGACTAGCTCATGAATCATTTTAATTCTCGCATATTATCTCTTGATATTTAAGTTTTGGCCTTGTTCTATTTTATGATTtactttgttgacattttttgtttgttgcattCTCCAAGTGTTAATtgttattgtgaagcactttttaAACTGTGCTTAGAGAAGCGCTAGATAAATTAagtttgttattattaacattacTATGGATATTAAGCACTGCGTCTACTGGAGGGGGATCAATACGCAAAAGCGTAAGCTGAGAAGGCGGTCCATCAATGTGACCCAGGACATAAGAGCATACAAACTGCTGAAAGAATGTGACCATATGCAACCTAGACCACTTCTGAGTGCTGAACAATCGGATCTCAAGATGCACTGAGGACACATTTGGTGAGCTGTCTGCTTGTGATCCATTAACGCATGTTAATACCAAGTGTAAACAGGGCCGCAGTCAACTCTAACAatcatttctttctaatttaTAAACAATGGAGATTTAAGTTGCATTAGAAGCATTTCTTACAACTAGGagctaaaatactaaaattcaGTAGGATTCTGTGACACAGAGCAAAGCATCTGTAATTCACTTTTTGTTCCAGTCacatttaacatcattttatttaaaaatagaatttagGTTTAAGTAATGTGTAAAGCGTGCAGATGGAATTTATCCTTataaaatgtagattttatttgaaatgacaaaaaaatactgtcacgtgaagaaaaaaaaaattggtcaaaaaGCTAAATACTAAACTGTAGTTTGTTCAGTGGCtgacatgattttaaaacatcttgaAATTCTTTTTACTATCTAGAGCTCTTTAAATCTCAAGGCCTCAATAACAGAAGGGTTAAGTGCTGTTCGTTTTCCTCACAGAGGATCATGTGTGAATCTGGTATCAGTGAGTTCAAACCCCATTATTTTGTGACATGTGCTTGCTATAGCGGTTCATACATTAAAAAGCTGCAAAGCCAGTCATTAGCGCCCCCGTGTGGGAAGAAGTACAAATATTATCCACCTGGAAAAAACTGTAACATGAAGAGGCACCAGAGGCTTGAGATGCTGAATGAATAAAGCACAAGGTTTCTATGGTGTGAAGAAATCAAGTAAAAGGTGCAGTAACTTCTGTATGTGAACGGCACCTCAAGGCTGAAGGAGGCTGATGGCACAATGGCCTGAATCAGACCTGTCATGGACCTTTGCCACAATCCTACTCTTAACCATAGTCAGTTAATGCTGTACCATTACGTCAGAGAATGTGACCCCCAgcagtgtttcctttttccGTATacttaaaatgctgctttttccCCTAAAAATACCTAGTACCAGCTGTATATTTGAACCTGGCctttattttctcacttttttatCTAATGACTAATACGAACAACGGTCCTTTAAAGTTACCCAGTACTGAGCGAGAGCACTGCAGCCCGAAGCCACAAAACAGGCTGTAATCACATTGGACATGTCTGCATCGTCAGTTCATTTCCACTgaaagtgcttatttttgccaCTAACAGGCTGAAGTTATTATTAAGTGTCCAACCAATAAAGGTCTGTCTCTTCAGGGATCCTTTACATTATGTTGTCTCAGAGTAAGatccattttatttaatcaaaaacagccccaaaattgctattttcaaacccaccagactctatATATgctgaaattactgtttttttaaatggagactggtgggtttggcgatgGTGATTTCAGggctggattaaaaaaaaaaacaaaaaggattttgcTCTTGTCTATCTTTGTAGGGATCCTTcctataatgttgtcagacacctagaataataatctgagtctgtcagtggcaaaaacaaacacttagtGGATGGTTGGTTACGCTGCAGCCTGTTTGACTCAACACTGAACCAACTTAAAAAAGAATTATCTATTAGatacttagacacaaaaatgtgagacaatagggtccaggttgaaaaatacagaaattacaTCTAATCCATCACCAAAGTTTTTGCATCACTTAAAATTAACCCTTACACTAGTTTAGAGACACAGCTGATGGTTGTTATGTCTTAATAACagatattttgtacaaagaactatttctttttatatgGGACTTAAAACTCATGTCTTAATCTTCCCATTTGGACAGACCCTGGATCCCCCTGTGTGCGCATTCGGTGTCAATCCGGCTTGTACCAATTCATGGAGCGCCGGAGTGCTCTCTCCCAGCTCTGGACGACAGGGATGTAATCCCGACTCGGGCTGCATGCATTGCCCTGCGGTACTCCTTTGGGCAAGAAGGCCTCGTCGGTGCGCTGCAGCTTCTTTAGCTCCTCCTTGGTTCTCCAGAAGCCTGCGGTGACAGTGGAGGACAGAGGGTAAGCAACATAAACATTGATTGATTCTTACAAATGACCTGTGTATAACATAAGAGGGCCTATAAATCCTGAATGTGGCACTTTGAGTGATACAAATGTCCGCAAACACACTGTTAATCAATGGCTGAAAGtggtgcagatttttttttttttacacatcacCCATCACTATTGGCTCCTGGTCCACTAAGAACCAATGAGTCTCAAACACATGATTCACATTAACATTCAGTCATCAGCACCACCTGCTTCTGGCCTGTTataaaacaacaagaacaaattAATCTTCTGCGCTTGATTTGATTAAACACTGACTAATGTATAACAATCTAATTACATAATGTGAATAATTCAATGGAAAACAGGTTACATAACAAAGAACAGCATTTCAGTGTGCTTCTTCTGTCAGTGCCAGGAATAAAAATAGGACTTTTGAtcatgacttttcaaatgtAACTCAATATCAGGACCAAGTGTTATgatatttttagagaaaaacaaagaaaagtgagaGTAACATTGAAGCATCTGTCTCTAACTGCCTGACAGAGCTGCTTCTCTTCTTTGTGCCGAGCAGCATCACAGCTTCACACGGCTGGCTGAAATAACCTAAATGAactacaaaaatgcaaatgttgcacatttgtaAAGCATATAGCGTAATGTGCACATCGTGTGTGAGCGTCTTCGTACCCACTCCAAGTCCTGCGACAAAAGCCGCCCCTAAACACGACATTTCGCACTGCTGGGGTCTGGAGACCTTTCTGCCAAACAGGTCTGCAGTCAGTTGCATGACGAAGTTGTTGGCGGAAACACCGCCATCCACCCTGAAACGGAAAGAAAGATAGTACACTCAATTACACTGCAACTCACTTTACTGTAACAGTGTCAGAGAGATATAGAGCCATAATGCATTGCCAATAAGAGCTGAACTGCATTAGTGGAAGCAGGGTACACAAGAGTCCACTCTGTTACGCCCAGTGAGCTGGCTGAAATCCAAAATTCTACTAATCAGATACTGCACTGTAAGCTGGGATATCAAAGGTATGGGGGACGACTACGAGGGCTAGATGCTTACGTTGACTCTTTTTCATGTGTGCAGCAAACTAACATACAATGAGACACTCTGTAGTGGATGAGGAAAACTGCACCTGATCTTTGTGATGGGAATGTCAGTTTCTTTCAGCATCGTCTCATAGAGCTGCTTGTTTCTGCAAAGAATAAGACAAGTGACATTCAGTTAGAATCATAGactatataaaaacaatggACGTAGTCACCTCGACGTCACTCATTGGGTTTGTAGAATCCTGttctgaagccttgagtttAGCTTTTTGACTGCCGccttcttggatttttggagccagaaatgtTTTGTGGAGAGGGTGGAGGCTGCTAGTTAGGTTAGCACAGTGCAGTGTAGTCTTTGGTTAACTGTGATGATGGGAATGcttgtaaaaaaacagacttaaaatcataaaaaacaaaatgtggtgattggaaaaactgaacattttactccTAAGAGGGTGTTTTAGTCCAAGTAAATGCTGAATAATGCTTTAGGTGATCGAAATGTTAGTTAAttttcatgaaaacacactgaaattgCAGCAGCTACAGCTTAAGACCCTAATTGTGGCTGTGTGTCCTGCATTGTTGGCTCCTTTGGCTTTTTTCatgctgattcaacatgctaattggcatttgatttaaaatctattttccaAGAGTGACCTGGCCAAAACAAGgttacaataataaatacagactgacaaatacaactatcacacaataCAAAAAGCGAGCACAATCTccagttaaaatgtgaaaagtgcAATCATTAAAATTTCAGTGATAATTGGAGCAGCAGTCACATTGACCAATAGTGCTATTTTCTCAACcttttaaaagtgcattaaattCCCCCATAGTGATCAGCTCAGACAGTTTTAAGTCCCTCTGTAAGTTTAATCCAagtgtagatagatagatttggTGTAGCTAGGCCCTTACTCTGTAAAACTGGGGTcacttcattattatattaCCTAACCAACACAGTTGTTGTGGTAGCAACTTGCCAATGAATGGCACCCACATGCCATTGAAAGCATCTATGCCCCTAATTTTCATCAGACTTCAAGCCTAAAAAACAAGGCTGActtataaaaattcaccccagCACAGTTGTCATGGACAGACCAAAAACGTTTTTTGAATAGGCTGTAGACATGTTCATTTCTGATTTGAAGTTAAGCATTCTAACTCGGGGGTCTATGAGGACTGACTCGCTCTTAGTGCCAGACTCAAGAGGCCATCTGAGGAACTGGCACAGCTTGGCTTCATTTTCCGTCCCCTAAGGTTGTTGCTTCAGTAAAAAGAATGGGAATGAATGGTGAAGAAAGTCGAACAGAACAACCACTGTAAATGACTCACCTGAAGGCGACAGACTCCAGAATGGCACGGACCAGATGACTTTTAGTTGTAGAAGGTTTGAGGCCCATGAGGGAGGCGCAGGCTTTGGGATCATTCAGAGGAGCCtttggataaataaatacacgTGTGTCAAATGTCtacaagtgaaaaacaaacctggcacaaaaaaaacagcctctgGACAGCAAAAGTGCAGCTATGCTGTTTTACATCCATTAGAAAACGCTCTACTTTGTAatcacatgcaaaaaaacatacGATTAACACTCAGGACAAACTTACAAAGGCCAGTTCACAATGGagggcagagaaaaaaaagagacacagaaccatgttacacagagaaaataaaaagtaaatccATGCCTGTattggttaaaaatgaaatgtgctaGAGTAAATACGGGTATTGTTTATCTTTGGATGAATGCGGTTGTGTATATAAAAGTAAAGAGATTTTTCTTTGACACAGATACACTGACATGCACATAGTACACATCTACCTGCAAGCCACTGAAGGAAGGAACAAAACACACTCCGTCTGAGTCACTGACACTGTAAGCCATGGCGCTGGTCTCCTGGACATCAGAGAAGAGCtctgcaacaacacacacacaaacacacgcactgGTTTCTAAAACACCCTATGAATCCGTCAGTCGACATTCAACGTAGAGAAGATGACCTTAccaaaggaatacttcacacaTAAAAAGGAGTAACCATCAGAGCTAATTTCTGCTACTCATTGCTCACCTAGCTCCTGTGCCCATTTGATGGCAGTGCCCGTGTCCGCTGCGTTACCCTCGGCCAGGTACACCACCTCTGAGCCAATCTTCCAGCCCACCAGAGGATACAGACCTAAAGAGAAGAAAATTCGGGCTTGTATGGACACATCTGGATGGAATAATCTTAATGCATGCGCATTTTGCCTTACCCGCTACAGACGTATGCGGTTGGCTCCCGGTGTTGATGTCCATGAAGGTACCAGTTCCCATGGTGATCTTGACATCACCCACGTCAAAGCAGCACTCTCCAAACATAGCTGCCTGCTGATCTGCCATCTATGGCAGAGGGACAGAGCGTGAGGGGATTTTGGTCATCATGAAACCCTCAGTCTTGGTCAGTAAAGGTCACAGAAGACGCTTAGTCATGGTCAGATCAGTAGCAGGCCTGACAGAGGCCACGAGGTCAGGCTGCTTGACCTCTGTTGTATTTGTGGACTACGTTGTTGACAACGCTGTGGCTTCATGGCTTCATGAAGTGAGTTAAGTATGTGcttttaaatatggaaatacagcatttaaaatcacaccgTTAGGATTTGTAAATAATCTGGTATACTGGAGTACTGCGATACCGCCCGTGCCTAAAATGTgcctttgattgacattttacagaacgCAGTGCAGactgcaaaaatgaaaaca comes from the Plectropomus leopardus isolate mb chromosome 12, YSFRI_Pleo_2.0, whole genome shotgun sequence genome and includes:
- the gk5 gene encoding putative glycerol kinase 5 translates to MGSQRNGFNKESFILSVDVGTTSIRCHVYDKEATIRGSCTTKVVLLYPEVGHVEMDPDALWEGFITVVKGAVQDAGVQMRQIDALGISTQRSTFTTWNRKTGVPFHNFISWQDQRSADLVKSWNRSCTMKAIHGMMKLLYFLTRQKRSLAASLIVFSTQHVTFRLVWVMTHYKQVHQAVAEGDCCFGTIDTWLLFKLTKGQVHATDYSNASSTGIFDSYQMCWSGFLCSLVSLPLSIFPKVENTGHDFGSTDPSIFGVSIPIMSVMADQQAAMFGECCFDVGDVKITMGTGTFMDINTGSQPHTSVAGLYPLVGWKIGSEVVYLAEGNAADTGTAIKWAQELELFSDVQETSAMAYSVSDSDGVCFVPSFSGLQAPLNDPKACASLMGLKPSTTKSHLVRAILESVAFRNKQLYETMLKETDIPITKIRVDGGVSANNFVMQLTADLFGRKVSRPQQCEMSCLGAAFVAGLGVGFWRTKEELKKLQRTDEAFLPKGVPQGNACSPSRDYIPVVQSWERALRRSMNWYKPD